Proteins from a genomic interval of Verrucomicrobiia bacterium:
- a CDS encoding TetR/AcrR family transcriptional regulator, whose protein sequence is MGRTSDAKERLLRVAFELIWEQSYGSVSVDNICARAKVKKGSFYYFFPSKSDLAIAAYEEHWQQSRPCYDRIFSPLVPPLQRIENYCQNVYEKQRDKYAKTGCVLGCPFGCLGAELSTQDEKIRAKSQEMFDRHCKYFENTLRDAHKENLIESNDFADKSQAIFCFIMGMLLQAKVKNDPEVLRHLSCHIMQMIGAAVPA, encoded by the coding sequence ATGGGCCGAACGAGTGATGCCAAAGAACGTTTGCTCCGGGTGGCCTTCGAGCTAATTTGGGAGCAAAGTTATGGCTCCGTGTCCGTGGATAACATCTGCGCACGCGCGAAAGTGAAGAAGGGCAGCTTCTATTATTTCTTCCCCTCCAAGTCCGATCTTGCCATCGCTGCTTACGAAGAACACTGGCAACAAAGCCGCCCCTGTTACGACCGCATTTTTTCCCCGCTCGTCCCTCCCCTGCAACGCATCGAAAATTATTGCCAGAATGTTTATGAGAAACAGCGGGACAAATATGCCAAGACCGGTTGTGTTCTCGGCTGCCCCTTCGGCTGTCTCGGCGCGGAGTTGAGCACGCAGGACGAAAAAATCCGCGCGAAATCCCAGGAGATGTTCGACCGTCATTGCAAATATTTTGAGAACACCTTGCGCGATGCCCACAAGGAAAACCTCATCGAGTCGAATGATTTCGCCGACAAGTCCCAAGCCATTTTTTGTTTCATCATGGGCATGCTCCTCCAGGCCAAAGTCAAAAACGATCCCGAAGTCCTGCGCCACCTCAGTTGCCACATTATGCAGATGATCGGCGCGGCGGTTCCTGCCTGA
- a CDS encoding sigma-70 family RNA polymerase sigma factor — protein MNEQTDQELLREYAERKTESAFAELVRRHVDFVYSAALRMVRDEQLAEDVTQSVLVACAKNARQLAGHPVLSGWLHRTAQNLAANTVRTEVRRRNREQEALAMNELMADETSASWENISPLLDDALGELNDPDRDALWLHFFQRKSAREMAQALGISDAAAQKRVSRAMERLREIFVKRGVAVGAGSLATVLAANGVQAAPIGLAATITASLAATTAVTSATATTIKTIAMTTLQKISITAALAVTVGAGVYQTHRVASLQQQVQALAEQQAQSEDASQQLARERDAAKAELGSLRDENARLSQSRTEVLKLRGELTRLGSGALGSNADTSDPLEQLAQNWTVRAEQLNQYLQQMPDKKIPELEFLTTDDWLNAAKKADFDTEADIRRSLRELRRVAKNNLPLGRALWSYIHDNDGQLPTDISQLKKYFQAPVTDSSVSDWKGVNSPADEANLDAILNRYQLLQTGKYADLPAGTWLATEKAPVDKDYDTRIKFGAGTSSVVATGIGEAGDPDDKNY, from the coding sequence GTGAACGAACAGACGGACCAGGAATTATTGCGGGAATATGCCGAGCGCAAAACGGAGAGCGCGTTTGCGGAGTTGGTGCGGCGGCATGTGGATTTCGTTTATTCGGCGGCGCTGCGGATGGTGCGGGATGAGCAGCTTGCGGAGGATGTGACGCAAAGCGTGTTGGTTGCGTGCGCTAAAAATGCGCGGCAACTTGCGGGTCATCCCGTGCTTTCGGGCTGGCTGCATCGCACGGCGCAAAATCTGGCGGCGAACACGGTGCGCACGGAAGTGCGCCGGCGAAATCGCGAACAGGAGGCCTTGGCCATGAATGAATTGATGGCGGACGAAACTTCCGCGTCGTGGGAAAATATTTCGCCGCTGCTCGATGACGCCCTGGGCGAATTAAACGACCCGGATCGCGACGCGCTGTGGCTGCATTTTTTCCAGCGCAAATCCGCGCGGGAGATGGCCCAAGCTTTGGGCATCAGCGATGCCGCCGCGCAGAAACGCGTGAGCCGCGCGATGGAACGATTGCGCGAAATTTTTGTGAAGCGCGGTGTCGCCGTGGGCGCGGGAAGTTTGGCGACGGTCCTCGCGGCCAACGGAGTTCAAGCCGCGCCGATCGGATTGGCGGCCACCATCACCGCAAGTTTGGCCGCGACCACCGCCGTCACCTCCGCAACTGCAACCACGATCAAAACCATTGCCATGACTACTTTGCAAAAAATATCCATTACGGCGGCGCTGGCGGTGACTGTTGGCGCGGGCGTTTATCAAACTCACCGGGTGGCGTCGCTGCAACAACAAGTCCAGGCGCTGGCCGAACAGCAGGCGCAGTCGGAAGACGCGAGCCAGCAACTTGCGCGCGAACGTGATGCCGCGAAAGCTGAACTAGGAAGTTTGCGCGATGAAAACGCCCGGCTCTCGCAAAGCAGGACGGAGGTCTTGAAGCTGCGGGGAGAATTGACGCGGTTAGGGAGCGGCGCGCTAGGCAGCAATGCGGACACCAGCGATCCGCTCGAGCAGTTGGCGCAAAATTGGACGGTGCGCGCAGAACAGTTGAATCAATACCTTCAACAAATGCCGGATAAAAAAATTCCAGAATTGGAATTTCTCACCACGGACGATTGGCTTAACGCAGCGAAGAAGGCCGACTTCGACACCGAGGCGGATATTCGCCGTTCGCTACGGGAATTGCGCCGGGTGGCAAAAAATAATTTACCGCTTGGGCGCGCATTGTGGTCCTACATCCATGATAACGACGGGCAGTTGCCAACGGACATCTCACAACTTAAAAAATATTTTCAAGCTCCCGTCACCGACAGTTCAGTTTCGGATTGGAAGGGTGTAAATTCGCCGGCCGATGAAGCAAACCTGGATGCGATATTAAATCGCTATCAGCTTTTGCAGACCGGGAAGTACGCCGATCTGCCGGCGGGAACCTGGCTCGCGACGGAAAAAGCGCCAGTGGACAAGGATTATGATACGCGCATCAAGTTCGGCGCGGGGACTTCGTCGGTGGTAGCCACCGGCATTGGCGAAGCGGGAGATCCGGACGACAAGAATTACTAA
- a CDS encoding DNA topoisomerase IV subunit A: MSAAKRKKTPDQPELPIDGDTAANASTPAKEDAAKTPKSNGESHVLAEEVPAIEHVPFSPGKMDLALHRRVNTSFMEYASYVIRDRAIPNLSDGLKPVQRRILWALHEKDDGRFIKVATISGHCAQYHPHGNASIDDALVVLTNKRYLIEGQGNFGNIFTGDPAAASRYIECRLTELARNEIFNNDLTEFVPSYDGRNQEPVALPAKLPLLLMLGTEGIAVGMACKILPHNFPELLEAQIAILKKQPFKCLPDFITGGLMDAREYADGKGSIKVRAKIKVKDESTVIIKEIPPMTTTDSLIGSIEDAAAKGKLKVKTVNDFTSEDVEIEIKAPNGVSAEKLVDALYAFTDCEVSISSRIIVIKNNRPVEMTVSEVLRENTEKLVADLKRELELKQGQLEEELHFKTLVRIFIENRIYKKIEQAKTNESVLEAVHDGFKPYRKEMYRDLTNEDVESLLGVRIRRISLFDINKHREEMDKVKADLEETRKHLKSVTKYAIGRLEGLLEKYGPMYPRLTKSSRYDEVEAKEVAFKSFKVAYDRESGYVGYKVSGEEFRVECTKFDKLIMVFKDGHYKVTELPEKLFVGPDLVYCGLPERDRVFTLAYTNRDATYVKRFTFGGTIMNKEYFCIPEKSRILFFEMDTPAELYIRYKPAPYQKINQQTCKPEELAVKGAKARGNQISIKEVSSINSKPSRGWDPEAPVSKLQFGV, from the coding sequence ATGAGCGCAGCCAAACGTAAAAAGACGCCGGACCAACCAGAGTTGCCGATTGATGGCGATACCGCCGCGAACGCCAGCACGCCGGCAAAAGAAGACGCGGCGAAAACGCCGAAGTCGAACGGCGAAAGCCACGTGCTTGCCGAAGAAGTTCCGGCGATTGAGCATGTGCCGTTTTCACCGGGCAAAATGGATTTGGCGCTGCATCGGCGCGTGAATACGAGCTTCATGGAATACGCGTCGTACGTCATTCGCGACCGCGCGATTCCTAATCTTTCCGACGGTTTGAAGCCGGTGCAACGGCGCATTCTTTGGGCGTTGCATGAGAAGGACGATGGGCGTTTCATCAAGGTCGCGACCATCTCGGGGCATTGCGCGCAATATCATCCGCACGGCAACGCGTCCATTGACGACGCGCTCGTGGTGCTGACCAACAAGCGCTATCTCATCGAAGGGCAGGGGAACTTCGGCAATATTTTCACGGGCGATCCGGCGGCGGCATCGCGATATATCGAATGCCGGCTGACTGAATTGGCGCGCAACGAAATTTTTAATAATGACCTGACTGAGTTTGTGCCGAGTTACGACGGGCGCAACCAGGAACCGGTGGCATTGCCAGCGAAGCTGCCGTTGCTGCTGATGCTGGGGACGGAAGGCATCGCCGTGGGAATGGCGTGCAAAATATTGCCGCATAATTTTCCCGAGTTGCTCGAAGCGCAGATCGCGATACTCAAGAAGCAGCCCTTCAAATGCCTGCCGGATTTTATCACCGGCGGCTTGATGGACGCGCGCGAATATGCCGATGGCAAGGGCAGCATCAAGGTCCGCGCGAAGATCAAGGTCAAGGACGAGTCCACGGTGATCATCAAGGAAATCCCGCCGATGACGACGACGGATTCGCTGATCGGCTCGATTGAAGACGCGGCGGCGAAGGGCAAACTCAAGGTCAAGACGGTTAATGATTTTACGTCGGAGGACGTGGAGATTGAAATCAAGGCGCCGAATGGCGTGAGCGCGGAGAAGCTGGTGGATGCGTTGTATGCGTTCACCGATTGCGAAGTGAGCATCAGCAGCCGCATCATCGTCATCAAAAATAACCGACCGGTCGAGATGACGGTGTCCGAAGTCCTGCGCGAGAACACGGAGAAACTCGTGGCGGATTTGAAGCGCGAGTTGGAATTGAAGCAGGGGCAGCTTGAGGAGGAATTGCATTTCAAAACGCTCGTGCGCATTTTCATCGAGAACCGCATTTACAAAAAAATCGAGCAGGCGAAGACGAATGAATCCGTGCTTGAAGCGGTGCATGACGGTTTCAAGCCGTATCGCAAGGAGATGTATCGCGACCTGACGAATGAGGACGTGGAATCATTGCTCGGCGTGCGCATCCGCCGGATTTCGCTGTTCGACATCAACAAGCATCGCGAAGAGATGGACAAGGTGAAGGCCGATTTGGAAGAGACGCGCAAGCATCTCAAGTCGGTCACGAAATACGCCATCGGACGGCTTGAAGGGTTGCTGGAAAAATATGGCCCAATGTATCCGCGGCTCACGAAGAGCAGCCGTTACGACGAAGTCGAGGCGAAGGAAGTCGCGTTCAAGTCGTTCAAGGTGGCGTATGATCGCGAGTCGGGTTACGTGGGTTACAAAGTTTCGGGTGAAGAATTCCGCGTCGAGTGCACGAAGTTCGACAAGCTCATCATGGTGTTCAAGGATGGGCATTACAAGGTGACGGAGTTGCCGGAAAAATTGTTCGTGGGGCCGGACCTGGTTTATTGCGGGTTGCCGGAGCGTGATCGGGTGTTCACGCTGGCGTACACGAATCGCGACGCGACGTATGTGAAGCGGTTCACGTTCGGCGGCACGATCATGAACAAGGAATATTTTTGCATTCCCGAAAAATCGCGCATTCTATTTTTCGAAATGGACACGCCGGCGGAACTTTATATTCGGTACAAGCCCGCGCCGTATCAGAAGATCAACCAGCAGACGTGCAAGCCGGAGGAACTGGCGGTGAAAGGGGCGAAGGCGCGCGGCAACCAGATTTCGATCAAGGAGGTTTCCTCGATCAATAGCAAGCCGAGCCGTGGTTGGGATCCGGAGGCACCGGTGAGCAAGTTACAGTTTGGGGTTTGA
- a CDS encoding DNA topoisomerase IV subunit B, with protein MAENKKHVYDESKIKTLSSLEHIRLRTGMYIGRIGDGSHYDDGCYILLKEVIDNAIDEFIMGYGKEVNITIEGSTVTVRDHGRGIPLGKVVDCVSKINTGAKYNDEVFQFSVGLNGVGTKAVNALSKDFYVRSHRGGEFAEAAFKQGKLKNEKDGKLANEPDGTLIRFEPDPTIFKTIEFRQELIEKRLRHYSYLNTGLKLIYNGQTFQSKRGLMDLVLEDLQADNSEPIYPPLHYASKTLEFCFTHSNSRYGETFYSFVNGQYTSDGGTHLSAFREGLLKAVNEYAKGKYEGDDVRECMVGAVAIRLKDPVFESQTKNKLGNTEIRSDLVNQVREELLHFFNRNKDVAEKLVEKVKDTQQLRKELQEVKKLARERAKAITIRIPQLKDCKVHLDKAKGKGKGSMVFITEGQSAAGSIVSCRDVNMQAIFTLKGKPLNVWDLKRDIVYKNDEMYNLMRSLDIEDNLEGLRYDKVILATDADVDGLHIRNLLITYFFRFFEQVVHDGHLFVLETPLFRVRNKNETIYCYSEAERDTASTKLGKSCEITRFKGLGEISPAEFKQFIGDNMRLSKVEYATKPEVQNILGFYMGKNTPDRKDFIMENLVVPVED; from the coding sequence ATGGCAGAAAATAAGAAGCACGTTTACGACGAGAGCAAAATCAAGACGTTGTCCTCGCTGGAACACATCCGCCTGCGCACCGGCATGTATATCGGGCGCATCGGCGACGGTTCGCATTACGACGACGGCTGTTACATTTTATTGAAGGAGGTCATTGATAACGCCATTGATGAATTCATCATGGGTTACGGCAAGGAAGTGAACATCACCATCGAAGGTTCGACCGTGACGGTGCGCGATCATGGGCGCGGCATTCCGCTCGGCAAAGTGGTGGATTGCGTTTCCAAAATCAATACCGGCGCGAAATATAACGACGAAGTTTTTCAATTCAGCGTGGGCTTGAACGGCGTCGGCACGAAAGCCGTCAACGCGCTCTCGAAAGATTTTTATGTGCGGAGCCATCGCGGCGGGGAATTCGCGGAGGCCGCTTTCAAGCAGGGCAAACTTAAAAATGAAAAAGACGGCAAGCTTGCCAATGAACCCGACGGCACGCTGATCCGTTTTGAGCCGGACCCCACGATTTTCAAAACGATTGAATTTCGGCAGGAGCTGATTGAAAAACGGCTGCGGCATTACAGTTATCTCAACACCGGGCTAAAATTAATTTACAACGGGCAGACGTTTCAATCGAAGCGCGGGCTGATGGATTTGGTGCTGGAAGATTTGCAGGCGGACAACAGCGAACCGATTTATCCACCGCTGCATTACGCGAGCAAGACGCTGGAATTTTGTTTCACGCACAGCAACAGCCGGTACGGCGAGACGTTTTATTCTTTCGTCAATGGGCAATACACTTCGGATGGCGGCACGCACTTGAGCGCATTTCGCGAAGGCTTGTTGAAGGCCGTCAACGAATACGCGAAAGGCAAATACGAAGGCGATGACGTGCGCGAGTGCATGGTCGGCGCGGTGGCGATCCGGTTGAAGGACCCGGTGTTCGAGTCGCAGACGAAAAATAAATTGGGCAATACGGAAATCCGTTCCGACCTCGTGAATCAGGTGCGCGAGGAGTTGCTGCACTTCTTTAATCGCAACAAAGATGTTGCGGAAAAATTGGTCGAGAAAGTGAAGGACACCCAGCAGTTGCGCAAGGAATTGCAGGAAGTGAAAAAGCTCGCGCGCGAACGCGCCAAGGCGATCACCATCCGCATTCCGCAGTTGAAGGATTGCAAAGTCCATCTCGACAAGGCGAAGGGCAAAGGCAAAGGCTCGATGGTGTTCATCACGGAAGGGCAGTCGGCGGCGGGTTCGATCGTGAGTTGCCGCGATGTGAATATGCAGGCGATTTTTACGCTGAAGGGCAAACCGCTGAACGTCTGGGACCTCAAGCGCGACATCGTTTATAAAAACGATGAGATGTATAATCTGATGCGCAGCCTGGACATCGAAGACAACCTTGAGGGTTTGCGCTACGACAAAGTTATTCTCGCGACCGACGCTGACGTGGACGGCCTGCATATACGCAATTTGCTCATCACTTATTTCTTCCGCTTCTTCGAGCAGGTGGTTCACGACGGACATTTGTTCGTGCTCGAGACGCCGTTGTTCCGCGTGCGGAATAAAAACGAAACGATTTATTGTTACTCTGAAGCCGAACGCGATACGGCCTCCACCAAGCTTGGAAAAAGTTGCGAGATCACGCGATTCAAAGGCCTGGGAGAAATTTCACCGGCGGAATTCAAACAATTCATCGGCGATAACATGCGCTTGAGCAAAGTCGAATACGCGACGAAACCGGAGGTGCAAAATATTCTCGGTTTCTACATGGGCAAGAACACGCCTGACCGCAAGGATTTCATCATGGAAAATCTGGTGGTGCCGGTGGAAGATTAA
- the cysC gene encoding adenylyl-sulfate kinase, with protein MNPTSAPSEQLKIVIVGHVDHGKSTFVGRLFNDTGSLPEGKLEQLQKIAERRGVPFEWANLMDALQSERDQNITIDTAQIWFQTKKRQYVIIDAPGHKEFLKNMITGAANAEAALLLIDANEGIQEQSRRHGYILNLLGIRQIAVLVNKMDLQDYSQERFEQIERDYRAFLAGIGVQPKIFIPMSAKLGDNIASLSPNMPWWKGPTVLSALDEFKVLDRPANQPLRFPIQDIYRFDERRILAGRVEAGSIKVGDKLLFSPTNKTSTVKTIERWSAPAQDSASAGESIGITLTEQIFVERGAVAALETAPPYELTRFKARLFWLGRKPFTKGKIYKLKLATQEADCEIESIEKVIDASTLETISRAHNEIFVGRHEVAELTIRTKRPVAFDVHSEIVPTGRFVIVDGFEVSGGGIVAESDYPQRTSDGLHKSDNIFWSHGTVTAKQRALRNGHAGCVVWLTGLSGAGKSTIANELERELFNAGKHAYVLDGDKIRHGLCNDLAFSPADRKENIRRIGEVAKLFADAGIICITAFISPYRSDRDLVRKLLEEDQFIEVYVNAPLKVCEERDVKGLYAKARTGQIKEFTGVSAPYEAPEKPELELRTDQLTTAESVAKVLEYLHVQEEETAISI; from the coding sequence ATGAATCCCACCAGCGCTCCCAGCGAACAACTTAAAATCGTCATCGTCGGCCACGTGGACCACGGCAAATCCACTTTCGTCGGACGCCTTTTCAACGACACCGGCTCGCTGCCCGAAGGCAAGCTTGAGCAGTTGCAAAAAATTGCCGAGCGCCGCGGCGTGCCTTTCGAGTGGGCGAACCTGATGGACGCTTTGCAATCCGAGCGCGACCAGAACATCACGATTGATACCGCGCAAATCTGGTTCCAGACGAAGAAGCGCCAGTACGTCATCATTGACGCGCCGGGCCACAAGGAATTTCTCAAGAACATGATCACCGGCGCGGCGAACGCCGAGGCTGCGCTGCTGTTGATTGACGCGAACGAAGGCATCCAGGAGCAATCGCGCCGCCACGGTTATATCCTCAATCTGCTGGGCATCCGCCAAATCGCCGTGCTCGTGAATAAAATGGATTTGCAGGATTACTCGCAGGAGCGCTTCGAGCAGATCGAACGGGATTATCGCGCGTTCCTCGCGGGCATCGGCGTGCAGCCAAAAATATTCATCCCCATGTCCGCGAAGCTCGGCGACAACATCGCCTCGCTCAGCCCGAACATGCCGTGGTGGAAAGGGCCGACGGTTTTGTCCGCACTGGACGAATTCAAGGTTCTCGACCGTCCGGCGAATCAGCCGCTGCGTTTTCCCATCCAGGACATTTATCGGTTTGACGAACGCCGCATTCTCGCGGGGCGCGTTGAAGCCGGTTCGATCAAGGTCGGCGACAAACTGCTTTTCAGCCCAACCAACAAAACGAGCACGGTGAAAACCATCGAGCGTTGGAGCGCGCCGGCGCAGGACAGCGCCAGCGCGGGCGAATCCATCGGCATCACTTTGACGGAACAGATTTTCGTGGAGCGCGGCGCGGTCGCGGCGTTGGAAACGGCTCCGCCATACGAGTTGACCCGTTTCAAGGCGCGGCTGTTCTGGCTTGGCCGCAAGCCGTTCACCAAGGGCAAAATTTACAAGCTCAAGCTCGCGACGCAGGAAGCGGATTGCGAAATCGAGTCCATCGAAAAAGTCATTGATGCCTCGACGCTCGAAACTATTTCGCGCGCGCACAACGAAATTTTTGTCGGTCGCCATGAGGTCGCCGAGTTGACCATTCGCACCAAGCGGCCGGTGGCGTTTGATGTGCATTCGGAGATTGTGCCGACGGGGCGGTTCGTCATCGTGGACGGATTTGAAGTTTCGGGCGGGGGCATCGTGGCGGAAAGCGATTATCCGCAACGCACGTCGGACGGCCTGCACAAGAGCGATAATATTTTCTGGAGCCACGGCACGGTCACGGCGAAACAGCGCGCGCTGCGCAACGGCCATGCGGGTTGCGTGGTGTGGCTGACCGGTCTTTCCGGCGCGGGCAAATCCACCATAGCAAACGAACTCGAACGCGAATTGTTCAACGCGGGCAAGCACGCTTACGTGCTCGATGGCGATAAGATTCGCCACGGCCTTTGCAACGACCTCGCATTCTCGCCCGCTGATCGCAAGGAAAATATCCGGCGCATCGGCGAAGTCGCGAAGTTGTTTGCGGACGCGGGAATTATTTGCATCACCGCGTTCATTTCGCCGTATCGTTCCGACCGCGATTTGGTGCGCAAGCTTCTTGAGGAAGATCAATTCATCGAAGTCTATGTGAACGCGCCGCTGAAAGTTTGCGAGGAGCGCGACGTGAAGGGACTTTACGCGAAGGCGCGCACGGGCCAGATCAAAGAATTCACCGGCGTATCCGCGCCGTACGAAGCGCCGGAAAAACCGGAATTGGAATTGCGCACAGATCAGCTCACCACGGCGGAATCCGTGGCGAAAGTTTTGGAGTATTTGCACGTCCAGGAAGAAGAAACGGCGATTTCGATTTAA
- a CDS encoding thioredoxin family protein has product MTSATSENFGQEVLLSSGPVLVDFYTPDCGPCRAMAPLLDEISRERGDALKIVKVDAGENPQLAAQFRVTAMPTFILFQDGAPQRQIIGARSKKLFTAWIDGRN; this is encoded by the coding sequence ATGACAAGCGCCACTTCGGAAAATTTTGGCCAGGAAGTCCTGTTGTCCAGCGGGCCGGTGCTCGTGGATTTTTACACGCCCGATTGCGGCCCGTGCCGCGCGATGGCGCCGTTGCTCGATGAAATTTCCCGCGAGCGCGGCGATGCGCTCAAGATCGTCAAGGTGGATGCCGGCGAAAACCCGCAGTTGGCCGCGCAATTTCGCGTGACCGCCATGCCGACGTTTATTCTTTTCCAGGACGGCGCGCCGCAGCGGCAGATCATCGGCGCGCGTTCCAAAAAACTGTTCACGGCCTGGATTGACGGCCGCAATTAA
- the cysD gene encoding sulfate adenylyltransferase subunit CysD, whose protein sequence is MDYLSKLENQSVYIMREAFNKFENLAMLWSIGKDSTVLLWLARKAFFGHVPFPLVHVDTTYKIASMIEYRDKLVKDWKLQLVVGKNEPVLKSGVTFPNGRATRVECCGTLKKDGLKQVLDQHHFTGVIVGVRRDEEPTRAKERYFSPRDKNMEWNVEDQPPELWDQFKTDFDKGTHIRIHPLLHWTELNIWEYIERENIPIIPLYFANEKGERYRSLGCAPCTFPIKSKASNVREIIEELRHTKTSERSGRAQDKESEDAFEKLRRDGYM, encoded by the coding sequence ATGGATTATCTCTCCAAGCTCGAGAACCAAAGCGTCTATATCATGCGCGAGGCGTTCAACAAATTTGAAAACCTCGCCATGCTGTGGAGCATCGGCAAGGATTCAACCGTGCTTTTGTGGCTCGCGCGCAAGGCGTTTTTCGGCCATGTGCCGTTTCCGCTGGTGCACGTGGACACCACGTACAAGATCGCTTCCATGATTGAGTATCGCGATAAGCTGGTGAAGGATTGGAAATTGCAGTTGGTCGTGGGCAAGAACGAGCCGGTGCTCAAGAGCGGCGTGACCTTTCCCAATGGCCGCGCGACGCGCGTCGAGTGCTGCGGCACGTTGAAGAAGGACGGCCTCAAGCAGGTTCTGGATCAGCATCATTTTACGGGCGTCATCGTCGGCGTGCGCCGCGACGAGGAGCCCACGCGCGCGAAGGAGCGTTACTTCAGCCCGCGCGATAAAAACATGGAATGGAACGTCGAGGACCAGCCGCCGGAATTGTGGGACCAGTTCAAGACCGATTTCGACAAGGGCACGCACATCCGCATCCATCCGCTGCTGCACTGGACGGAATTGAACATCTGGGAATATATCGAGCGCGAAAATATTCCCATCATCCCACTTTATTTCGCGAATGAAAAAGGCGAGCGCTATCGCAGCCTCGGTTGCGCGCCCTGCACTTTTCCCATCAAGTCGAAGGCGAGCAACGTCCGCGAGATCATCGAGGAATTGCGCCACACGAAAACTTCGGAACGCTCCGGTCGCGCGCAGGACAAGGAAAGCGAGGACGCTTTCGAGAAATTGCGCCGCGATGGTTACATGTAA
- a CDS encoding phosphoadenylyl-sulfate reductase → MSANISDTLATSGDSGVELTPATVRELNEQFNSLPTEKVLAWAWQRFGNRAAIGTSFQGAGLVMMHLAKQNGIQFPVFTLDTGLLFKETVELQKRLEDFYGFKIESLVPDLTVEQQEAAQGPELWKSDPDLCCTMRKVLPLQGKLSDLDCWITGLRREQSDTRAGIGIIELYTLEQSGGRDIVKLNPMANWSRDAVWKYIKDHKIPYNPLHDQGYRSIGCWPCTRKTGEADSERAGRWTGFNKVECGIHTFLPKKADFQI, encoded by the coding sequence TTGTCTGCCAACATTTCAGATACGCTTGCCACCAGCGGCGATTCTGGCGTCGAACTGACGCCGGCCACCGTCCGCGAGTTGAACGAGCAGTTCAACAGCCTGCCCACTGAGAAAGTGCTCGCGTGGGCGTGGCAGCGTTTTGGCAATCGCGCCGCGATCGGCACGAGTTTCCAGGGCGCGGGTTTGGTGATGATGCATCTCGCCAAACAAAACGGAATTCAATTTCCGGTATTCACTTTGGACACGGGTTTGTTGTTCAAGGAAACGGTTGAACTCCAGAAACGCCTCGAGGATTTTTACGGTTTTAAAATCGAATCGCTCGTGCCCGACCTGACCGTTGAACAACAGGAGGCCGCGCAGGGCCCGGAGTTGTGGAAGAGCGATCCCGACCTTTGCTGCACCATGCGCAAGGTGCTTCCCTTGCAGGGCAAGCTTTCGGACCTGGATTGCTGGATCACGGGATTGCGCCGCGAACAATCGGACACCCGCGCGGGCATCGGCATCATTGAACTTTACACGCTGGAACAATCCGGCGGCCGCGACATTGTTAAATTGAATCCGATGGCCAACTGGTCGCGCGACGCCGTTTGGAAATATATCAAGGACCACAAAATTCCTTACAATCCGTTGCACGACCAGGGTTATCGCTCCATCGGTTGCTGGCCTTGCACGCGCAAGACGGGTGAAGCCGACAGTGAACGCGCGGGCCGTTGGACGGGTTTCAACAAAGTCGAATGCGGCATTCACACTTTCCTGCCTAAAAAGGCGGACTTTCAGATTTAA